One stretch of Punica granatum isolate Tunisia-2019 chromosome 5, ASM765513v2, whole genome shotgun sequence DNA includes these proteins:
- the LOC116208811 gene encoding peroxidase 51-like, with translation MGRLGLVALWSLSICLCLFANSASAQLKQNYYANICPDVEKIVRNAVQKKFQQTFVAVPATLRLFFHDCFVRGCDASVLIASTSSNKAEKDHPDNLSLAGDGFDTVIKAKAAVDAVPKCQNKVSCADILALATRDVINLAGGPSYPVELGRLDGLSSTAASVNGKLPQPSFNLNQLNAMFAANGLNQADMVALSAAHTVGFSHCGKFANRIHNFSRSNTVDPTLSKNYASQLQSMCPKNVDPRIAVNMDPNTPRKFDNMYFKNLQSGHGLFTSDQVLFTDSRSRPTVNAWARNSAAFNQAFITAMTKLGRVGVKTGKNGNIRRDCAVFN, from the exons ATGGGTCGGTTAGGTCTTGTCGCCCTGTGGTCTCTGTCGATTTGCCTGTGCCTGTTTGCCAACTCGGCTTCGGCCCAGCTGAAGCAGAACTACTACGCCAACATCTGCCCTGACGTCGAGAAGATTGTGAGGAATGCAGTTCAGAAGAAGTTCCAGCAGACGTTCGTCGCTGTCCCTGCCACCCTCCGTCTCTTCTTCCACGACTGCTTCGTCAGG GGATGTGATGCCTCGGTCTTAATTGCATCGACGTCGAGCAACAAGGCAGAGAAAGACCACCCTGATAACCTGTCACTGGCCGGGGATGGTTTTGACACAGTGATCAAGGCCAAGGCTGCCGTGGACGCGGTCCCAAAATGCCAGAACAAGGTCTCATGTGCTGATATCCTCGCCCTGGCCACCCGCGATGTGATCAACCTG GCAGGGGGGCCATCTTACCCGGTCGAGCTGGGGAGATTAGATGGGCTGAGCTCAACTGCGGCGAGcgtgaacgggaagctccctCAGCCTTCCTTCAACCTAAACCAGCTCAACGCCATGTTTGCCGCAAATGGTCTGAACCAAGCTGACATGGTTGCCCTCTCAG CCGCACACACCGTTGGGTTCTCCCACTGCGGCAAGTTCGCTAACCGGATCCACAACTTCAGCCGGTCCAATACTGTGGACCCGACCCTGAGCAAGAACTACGCTTCCCAGCTCCAGTCCATGTGCCCCAAAAACGTCGACCCGAGGATAGCTGTGAACATGGACCCGAACACCCCCCGCAAGTTCGACAACATGTACTTCAAGAATCTCCAGTCCGGTCATGGCTTGTTCACGTCCGATCAGGTCCTCTTCACCGACAGTCGATCCAGGCCAACAGTCAATGCATGGGCTCGCAACTCCGCTGCATTCAACCAGGCTTTCATCACGGCCATGACAAAGCTGGGCAGGGTTGGGGTCAAGACTGGCAAAAACGGGAACATCCGCCGTGACTGTGCGGTGTTTAATTGA